A genome region from Bacteroidota bacterium includes the following:
- a CDS encoding DEAD/DEAH box helicase family protein has translation MNESETRAELIDPALKASGWGEVTDSRIHREFPITDGRIEPGGLRGKAEKADYVLVYRNQKIGIVEAKAADKSPTEGVAQAKGYAQKLEIDYTYSTNGKEIYEISMKTGKEGFVARFPTPEELWKRTFADWNAWKEKFSNVPFEDGGTGKRPRYYQELAVSHATNAVAEEKNRILLTLATGTGKTFIAFQIAWKLFQSRWNLRRDGERQPRILFLADRNILASQAFNDFAAFTEDAKARIKPAEIKKKGAVPKNASVFFTIFQTFMSGPEKTPYFGEYPPDFFDLIFIDECHRGGAQDESQWRGILDYFSPTVQIGLTATPKRKDNADTYRYFGEPVYTYSLKQGINDGFLTPFKVKRIQTTMDTYIYTSDDEIIEGEVEVPREYVEKDFNRIIEIREREASRVRIMMEEINQHEKTLVFCATQDHALVIRDLVNQMKDSSDPDYCVRVTANDGSIGEAFLRKFQDNENAIPTVLTTSQKLSTGVDARNVRNIVLLRPVNSMIEFKQIIGRGTRLFEGKEFFTIYDFVGAYKNFSDPEWDGEPLDPVESEPRKPKEPKGEVEPGPIEEGPDEKPKKLKIKLRDGKEREIQHMISTSFWSADGKPMSVQEFVDELTGTLPEFFKSEEELRKIWSDPATRKSFLEGLAEKGYSKDNLETLQRILDAESCDLLDVLSYLSFFTPKITRSERVAKTHSKIVDGHKASEADFLQFVLAKYTENGFAELDSEKLSVLLDMKYLAIDNAKKELGDVGHIRSLFLNLQKDLYSRAA, from the coding sequence ATAACCGACGGTCGCATCGAGCCTGGCGGACTTCGCGGCAAAGCCGAGAAGGCCGACTACGTTCTGGTGTACCGAAATCAAAAGATCGGTATCGTCGAGGCGAAGGCAGCAGACAAGTCCCCGACCGAGGGAGTCGCACAAGCAAAAGGTTACGCACAGAAGCTTGAGATAGATTACACGTATTCCACCAACGGCAAAGAGATCTACGAGATCTCGATGAAGACGGGCAAGGAAGGATTCGTTGCACGTTTCCCGACGCCCGAAGAACTCTGGAAGCGGACGTTTGCCGATTGGAATGCGTGGAAAGAGAAGTTCTCGAACGTCCCGTTCGAGGACGGCGGCACCGGCAAGCGGCCGAGATATTATCAGGAGCTTGCTGTCAGCCATGCGACCAATGCCGTTGCCGAGGAGAAGAATCGAATTTTGCTCACACTTGCAACGGGCACAGGCAAGACGTTCATTGCCTTCCAGATCGCGTGGAAGTTATTCCAGAGCCGTTGGAATCTGCGCCGAGACGGCGAGCGGCAGCCGCGCATTCTGTTTCTTGCCGATCGGAATATTCTCGCAAGCCAGGCATTTAACGACTTCGCGGCATTCACCGAAGACGCGAAAGCCCGCATCAAGCCGGCGGAGATCAAGAAGAAAGGCGCTGTCCCGAAGAATGCGAGCGTGTTCTTTACGATCTTTCAGACGTTCATGAGCGGGCCGGAAAAGACGCCGTACTTCGGCGAGTACCCGCCCGATTTCTTCGATCTCATATTCATCGACGAGTGTCACCGCGGCGGCGCACAGGACGAAAGCCAGTGGCGTGGCATCCTCGATTATTTTTCACCTACGGTGCAGATCGGCCTCACGGCAACGCCGAAGCGAAAGGACAACGCCGATACCTACCGCTACTTCGGCGAACCAGTCTATACGTACTCGCTCAAGCAAGGCATCAACGATGGCTTCCTGACCCCGTTCAAGGTGAAGCGTATCCAGACGACGATGGACACGTACATCTATACCTCTGATGACGAGATCATCGAGGGTGAGGTCGAAGTACCGAGAGAATACGTGGAGAAGGACTTCAACCGAATCATCGAGATCAGGGAGCGCGAAGCAAGCCGCGTTAGGATCATGATGGAGGAGATCAACCAACATGAAAAGACGCTGGTCTTTTGCGCGACGCAGGACCATGCGCTCGTTATCCGCGACCTCGTCAATCAGATGAAGGATTCGAGCGATCCGGATTATTGTGTCCGAGTCACAGCGAATGACGGGTCGATCGGCGAGGCATTCTTGCGGAAGTTTCAGGACAACGAGAACGCCATTCCAACGGTACTCACGACTTCGCAGAAACTTTCGACGGGTGTCGATGCACGTAATGTCCGCAACATCGTTCTGCTTCGTCCGGTGAATTCGATGATCGAGTTCAAGCAGATCATCGGGCGCGGGACGCGATTGTTCGAGGGTAAGGAGTTCTTTACGATCTACGACTTCGTCGGGGCGTACAAGAACTTCTCTGACCCCGAATGGGACGGCGAGCCGTTGGACCCCGTAGAATCGGAGCCACGGAAGCCAAAAGAGCCGAAGGGCGAAGTTGAGCCCGGACCAATTGAAGAAGGGCCGGATGAGAAGCCGAAGAAGCTCAAGATCAAGCTACGCGACGGCAAAGAGCGCGAGATACAGCACATGATCTCGACGTCGTTCTGGAGCGCGGACGGGAAACCGATGTCGGTGCAGGAGTTTGTCGACGAGCTAACGGGTACGTTGCCGGAGTTCTTCAAGAGCGAGGAAGAACTTCGCAAGATTTGGTCCGATCCTGCAACACGCAAATCCTTTCTCGAAGGATTGGCCGAGAAAGGGTACAGCAAAGACAATCTCGAAACGTTGCAGCGCATTTTGGATGCCGAGTCATGCGATCTACTCGATGTGCTGAGTTATCTCTCTTTCTTTACGCCGAAGATCACGCGCAGCGAACGCGTTGCGAAGACGCACTCGAAGATCGTTGACGGTCACAAAGCGTCGGAAGCCGATTTCCTCCAATTTGTACTTGCGAAATACACGGAGAACGGCTTTGCTGAACTCGATTCGGAAAAATTATCTGTACTCCTCGATATGAAGTATCTGGCGATCGACAATGCGAAGAAAGAGCTTGGCGATGTCGGTCATATCCGGTCGTTGTTTTTGAATTTGCAGAAGGATTTGTATTCGCGGGCGGCTTGA